Genomic segment of Variovorax sp. OAS795:
GCCGAGCTTCAGGGCGATGATGCGGCCGATGACGTCGGTGGCGCCGCCCGGCGGGTAGGGCACGATGAGCTTGATCGGCTTGTCGGGGTACGCCGCGAACGAAGCCGCGGCGCCGAGGGAGAGCGCAGCCGAGACCACGGCCCCTACAAAGAAGCGGCGGCGCTGCGAAGGTGTGTCGGGCATGGTCTGTCTCCGGTCGGGACGCGAGCCGATACCGTCGGACCGCTGTGTGCAAGTCCCCTAGTGTTGCCAATGCCCGCACCGCGTCCAAGCGCCGCGCGCATGGACAGACCACAAAACTTTTTTTGTTTACCCGGCCACGGCGCAGCCCCGCGGCCGCGCCGGGCTAAGCGACCTCAGAGCCCGCCCTGGCAGAGGTACTTGGTGTGCATGTAGTCGTCCAGGCCGTGCACCGAGCCTTCGCGGCCGTAGCCCGATTCCTTCACGCCGCCGAAGGGCGCGGCCTCGGCGGCCAGCGCGCCTTCGTTGATGCCGACGATGCCGGATTCGAGCGCCTCCGCCACGCGCCAGATGCGCCGCACGTCGGTCGAATAGAAGTAGGCGGCCAGGCCGAAGGGCGTGTCGTTGGCGGCGGCGATCACCTCGGCCTCGGTGTCGAAGCGCGTGACCGGCACCACCGGCCCGAAGGTCTCCTCGCAGCTGCACTCCATGGTGGCGTCGGCGTTGACCAGCACCGTGGCCGCGTAGTAGTTGGGGCCGTCGCAGCGCGCGGAACGCAGCCGCTCGCCACCGACCACCACGCGCGCACCGCGCGCCACGGCGTCGCGCACGTGACGCTCGATCTTGTCGACCGCGCGCGCATTGATCATCGGGCCGATCTGCGAGGCCGGATCGGTGGCCGGGCCGACCTGGAGCGCGCCCACGCGCGCCGCCAGCTTGTCGACGAAGGCGTCGTGCACCCTGGCCTGCACGAACACGCGGTTCGGGCACACGCAGGTCTGGCCGCCGTTGCGGAACTTGGCGGCCATGAGCCCTTCGACCGCGGCCTCGACGTCGGCGTCGTCGAACACGATGAACGGCGCATTGCCGCCGAGCTCGAGCGACAGCTTCTTGAGCGTGTCGGCCGAGGCGCGCGCCAGGTGCTTGCCGACCGGCGTGGAGCCGGTGAAGCTGATCTTGCGCACGCGCGCATCGGCCAGCCACACATCGACCACTTCGGGCGTGCGCTCGCGCGAGGCCGTCACGATATTCAGCACGCCCGGCGGCACGCCGGCTTCCTCGGCCAGCTTCACGAGCGCGAGCGACGTGAGCGGCGTGTCCTCGGCCGGCTTGCACACCACCGTGCAGCCCGCGGCCAGCGCCGGCGCGATCTTGCGCGCGATCATGGCGGCCGGAAAGTTCCACGGTGTGATGGCGGCGACCACGCCCACCGGTTCCTTCAGCGCCATCATGCGGCGGCCCGTGACGGGCGCGGGAATCACGTCGCCGTTGGCGCGCGTGGCTTCTTCGCCGAACCACTCGACATAGCTGGCCGCGTAGGCCACTTCGCCGCGGCCCTCGGCCAGCGGCTTGCCTTGCTCGCGCGAGATCAGGCGGCCCAGGTCTTCCTGGTGTGCCAGCATGAGGTCGTTCCAGCGCTTGAGAATTTGTGCGCGCTGCTTCGCCGGCACGGCGCGCCAGGCGGCAAACGCGGCGTGCGCGGCGGC
This window contains:
- a CDS encoding NAD-dependent succinate-semialdehyde dehydrogenase; this translates as MTLTLERQDLLPGRQLIGAEWRDASDGRRLDVTDPATDTVFASVPDGTAADARAAVAAAHAAFAAWRAVPAKQRAQILKRWNDLMLAHQEDLGRLISREQGKPLAEGRGEVAYAASYVEWFGEEATRANGDVIPAPVTGRRMMALKEPVGVVAAITPWNFPAAMIARKIAPALAAGCTVVCKPAEDTPLTSLALVKLAEEAGVPPGVLNIVTASRERTPEVVDVWLADARVRKISFTGSTPVGKHLARASADTLKKLSLELGGNAPFIVFDDADVEAAVEGLMAAKFRNGGQTCVCPNRVFVQARVHDAFVDKLAARVGALQVGPATDPASQIGPMINARAVDKIERHVRDAVARGARVVVGGERLRSARCDGPNYYAATVLVNADATMECSCEETFGPVVPVTRFDTEAEVIAAANDTPFGLAAYFYSTDVRRIWRVAEALESGIVGINEGALAAEAAPFGGVKESGYGREGSVHGLDDYMHTKYLCQGGL